The following proteins are encoded in a genomic region of Corylus avellana chromosome ca4, CavTom2PMs-1.0:
- the LOC132177869 gene encoding dehydration-responsive element-binding protein 2A-like — MAISSEDTASRKRKSRSRQDATLSVAETLAKWEERNAQLESCNNEIKSVRKAPGIGSKKGCMKGKGGPENSSCKYRGVRQRTWGKWVAEIREPKGKKMWLGSFENSVDAALSYDKAAKALYGSRARLNFLHNCSATTTPSSICLTTTSGNSGSTNYSEDISMKLVTPNLRNEDEEDEWSSNILHAAVTEVAAAATPSSTQQAEEANDEWSSEEIDALLETNSILNIESVLGHDVGQFWFSAVESMNDMAADSFLSF; from the exons ATGGCCATTTCTTCGGAGGATACGGCATCAAG GAAGAGGAAGTCTCGAAGTAGACAAGATGCTACTCTATCAGTTGCTGAGACCCTCGCCAAGTGGGAAGAGCGTAATGCCCAGCTGGAGTCTTGCAATAATGAGATCAAATCTGTTCGTAAAGCTCCAGGTATTGGGTCGAAGAAGGGATGCATGAAAGGGAAGGGAGGACCTGAAAACTCATCATGTAAATATAGAGGTGTTCGGCAGAGGACATGGGGTAAATGGGTTGCTGAGATTCGTgagccaaaaggaaaaaaaatgtggcTTGGcagttttgaaaattctgtTGATGCTGCCTTGTCTTACGACAAAGCCGCAAAAGCACTGTATGGCTCTCGTGCCCGCCTCAACTTTCTACATAATTGTTCAGCGACAACAACCCCATCAAGCATCTGTTTAACAACAACTTCGGGAAACTCTGGTTCTACAAATTACTCTGAAGACATAAGCATGAAGCTCGTTACTCCCAATTTAAGAAACgaggatgaagaagatgaatggaGCAGTAATATTTTGCATGCTGCAGTTACTGAAGTTGCTGCTGCTGCCACACCAAGTAGTACGCAGCAGGCAGAAGAAGCAAATGATGAGTGGTCTTCGGAGGAAATTGACGCTCTCTTGGAAACAAATTCAATCCTTAATATTGAATCGGTGTTGGGTCATGATGTTGGCCAGTTTTGGTTCTCTGCCGTCGAGAGTATGAATGATATGGCAGCAGACTCCTTCTTGAGTTTTTAG